A window of the Ostrea edulis chromosome 1, xbOstEdul1.1, whole genome shotgun sequence genome harbors these coding sequences:
- the LOC125664472 gene encoding LOW QUALITY PROTEIN: arylacetamide deacetylase-like (The sequence of the model RefSeq protein was modified relative to this genomic sequence to represent the inferred CDS: inserted 1 base in 1 codon; substituted 1 base at 1 genomic stop codon): MCSILAVKVNDQNNKNQPKATSPKKQPMKFKNTTRRNKGVDITNRVMSGVPVRMYEPLSSVQKSNRPVLIYIHGGGWTFLSVDNYDLLSQKLSKDADVVVISVEYRLSPQNPYPAGLNDVTDVISYVFNNAEDVGINPGRIPVGGDSSGGNLAAAAQLRKEMRGKIAMLLLLVPVLQAVNLKTTSFTENVDYLRNSVNNPHQALYFLHYLNLDLSLFSAFKNNQHTSGDFRXGKYQFLFDQXEYLPSEYIRSEKLRKKKTDISDSDNKTLFNEVKDKLTKRKLPFCGGTVT, from the exons ATGTGCTCAATTTTGGCGGTAAAAGTCAAtgaccaaaacaataaaaaccaaccaaaaGCAACTTCACCAAAAAAACAACCAATGAAGTTCAAGAACACTACAAGGAGGAATAAAGGAGTGGAT ATAACCAACAGAGTAATGAGTGGAGTGCCTGTACGGATGTACGAACCTTTGTCATCGGTACAGAAATCCAACAGACCAGTACTCATATACATCCATGGCGGAGGCTGGACCTTTCTATCGGTTG ACAACTACGACCTTCTCAGCCAAAAGCTTTCCAAGGACGCTGATGTTGTTGTCATATCTGTTGA ATACAGACTGAGTCCCCAAAATCCCTATCCCGCTGGTTTGAATGACGTAACCGACGTAATTTCATACGTATTTAACAATGCTGAAGACGTCGGAATCAACCCGGGACGTATCCCTGTAGGTGGAGACAGTTCTGGTGGGAACTTGGCAGCGGCAGCACAACTTCGCAAAGAAATGCGTGGGAAAATAGCAATGCTGCTTCTGTTGGTGCCTGTGTTACAGGCGGTGAACCTGAAAACGACAAGTTTTACAGAAAACGTAGATTATCTACGAAACAGCGTTAACAATCCCCATCAAGCGTTATATTTCTTGCATTACCTTAACTTAGATTTATCACTCTTCAGTGCATTCAAGAACAACCAACATACGTCTGGTGACTTTAGGTGaggaaaatatcaatttttgtttgatC ATGAGTATCTTCCTAGTGAATATATACGATCTGAAAAacttagaaaaaagaaaacagacaTTAGTGATTCAGACAATAAGACATTATTTAATGAAGTAAAAGATAAGCTAACTAAAAGAAAACTACCTTTCTGTGGCGGAACTGTTACATGa